A single region of the Leisingera thetidis genome encodes:
- a CDS encoding response regulator, which translates to MRNAAFSDMAAPPVLQPVMLNILSVDDDEIDRLRLNKLCSKAGMRAEFFEAANLDEMRQQLDKEHFDLVFLDHNLGMDTGLDALKLLVTHEEQVQAVPIMLTSATSYQIAVEAMRRGCADYIVKDELTTDSLIKSIASAIERRALYGQLSSARASEQELKRIFRRFIVGCGPDLRLLLSRTLAGVRVIKSQARQDGSVPPATLSDVSMLERSCKDLVVFMDDLESVIDETRQVTGKNTPSLLQ; encoded by the coding sequence ATGAGAAATGCCGCGTTTTCAGATATGGCTGCCCCGCCGGTTCTACAGCCAGTCATGCTCAACATCCTGTCGGTCGACGATGATGAGATCGACAGGCTGCGCTTGAACAAGCTGTGCAGCAAAGCCGGGATGAGGGCCGAATTTTTCGAAGCTGCCAACCTGGATGAAATGCGCCAGCAGCTGGACAAGGAACACTTTGATCTTGTGTTTCTGGATCACAACCTGGGCATGGACACAGGACTGGACGCCCTGAAACTGCTCGTGACTCATGAAGAACAGGTTCAGGCCGTTCCCATCATGCTGACGAGCGCGACCAGTTACCAGATCGCTGTTGAGGCCATGCGCCGGGGCTGTGCCGACTACATTGTCAAGGACGAGCTGACGACGGATTCCCTGATCAAATCCATCGCTTCAGCAATCGAACGGCGAGCGCTGTACGGCCAGCTGTCCAGCGCCCGGGCCTCGGAACAGGAGCTGAAACGGATCTTCCGGCGTTTCATCGTTGGCTGCGGCCCTGACCTGCGGCTGCTGCTGAGCCGCACGCTTGCCGGGGTCCGGGTGATCAAGTCGCAGGCCAGGCAGGATGGCAGCGTACCGCCAGCCACGCTGTCGGACGTCTCGATGCTTGAGCGCAGCTGCAAGGATCTGGTTGTGTTCATGGACGACCTCGAAAGCGTGATTGACGAAACCCGGCAGGTCACTGGAAAAAATACGCCCAGTCTGCTCCAGTAG
- a CDS encoding methyl-accepting chemotaxis protein → MKVLKSLKIAHKLPLLIVSTTLALTLVLIAVSTNSFRRGVLHDSEVFLQSLVRDRELALNAYLEGINAAILTIASVPSTAKAMKDLAVTWPARSGEAQSDVQNLSMFASAASPYDVHFERNHPSFRRMMERMGFHDIFLISPAGDVVFSVAKESDYATSMVSGPYRGTDLAKVFQQAVSGEPGRVYFSDIAAYEPSADAPAAFAATRIHDESGRFAGVFALQVAIDEIAEITTNFGGELETLDVYLIGGDFKARTPSRLDGGHGVLEELPHVPYIEAAFFGGAPEDAGGTSQAGPPVSFHPSVEKPDGRTVAAVTGPFMVHGINWAIVAELDREEILAPAIQQRRVMLLISLSCAAAVSLLGWLFARSVTRPIDRLCTHMEAVSSGNLDTVVEAAGRFDEIGKIGKTLVSMQDDLKQARAAEEERAEMQRQQQIIVESLSAGLVRLSAGDFSQPITEAFPEDHEQLRHDYNLTLETLNETVQQVVEASGSIRNGAAEISQASDDLSHRTESQAATLEETAAALDELTASVTAAAEGARSVEATMAEARAEAEASDSVVQHAVSAMTEIEQSSTHISQIISVIDDIAFQTNLLALNAGVEAARAGEAGKGFAVVASEVRALAQRSSDAAMEIKTLISDSTKQVERGVDLVGKAGQALQSIVERVTHISQLVSGIAEGAAEQSTGLGEINTGVTQLDQVTQQNAAMVEQATAAGHMLNTDANKLADLVAHFTIKAHPAPAPGAAAPRTPAQDSIASPAPLEEIRGGKSSAPADEPGQSAATGTDDLVRWEDF, encoded by the coding sequence TTGAAAGTGCTCAAATCATTGAAGATCGCCCACAAACTGCCATTGCTGATCGTCAGCACAACTCTGGCGCTGACCCTCGTGCTGATTGCCGTCAGCACGAACAGTTTCCGGCGCGGGGTACTCCATGACAGCGAAGTCTTCCTGCAGTCGCTGGTGCGCGACCGGGAACTGGCGCTGAACGCCTATCTGGAGGGTATCAACGCCGCCATTCTAACGATCGCATCGGTCCCCTCCACCGCCAAGGCGATGAAGGATCTGGCCGTGACCTGGCCCGCCAGAAGCGGCGAGGCGCAATCGGATGTGCAAAACCTGTCAATGTTCGCCTCCGCCGCTTCCCCCTATGACGTGCATTTTGAGCGCAACCACCCTTCCTTCCGAAGAATGATGGAGAGGATGGGATTTCACGACATCTTCCTGATCAGCCCTGCAGGCGACGTGGTGTTTTCGGTCGCCAAGGAAAGCGATTACGCCACCAGCATGGTCTCGGGCCCCTACCGCGGGACGGATCTGGCCAAGGTGTTCCAGCAGGCCGTATCCGGAGAACCCGGCCGGGTCTATTTCTCCGACATCGCGGCCTATGAACCCAGCGCAGATGCCCCGGCGGCTTTTGCAGCAACCCGCATCCATGACGAAAGCGGCCGGTTTGCGGGCGTATTCGCCCTGCAGGTAGCGATTGACGAAATCGCCGAAATCACCACCAATTTCGGCGGCGAGCTGGAGACACTGGACGTCTACCTGATTGGCGGCGACTTCAAGGCCCGCACCCCGTCGCGCCTGGACGGCGGGCACGGCGTTCTGGAGGAATTGCCGCATGTGCCCTACATCGAAGCAGCCTTCTTTGGCGGCGCGCCGGAGGACGCGGGCGGAACGTCGCAGGCCGGCCCTCCGGTAAGCTTCCACCCCTCCGTCGAAAAGCCGGATGGCCGCACGGTTGCCGCTGTCACGGGGCCTTTCATGGTCCACGGCATCAATTGGGCAATCGTCGCGGAACTGGACCGCGAAGAAATTCTGGCTCCCGCAATCCAGCAGCGCCGGGTCATGCTGCTGATCTCGCTTTCCTGCGCCGCCGCGGTCTCCTTGCTCGGCTGGCTGTTCGCCCGCTCGGTGACCCGGCCGATCGACAGGCTCTGCACCCACATGGAAGCTGTCTCCTCCGGCAACCTCGACACAGTCGTCGAAGCCGCCGGCCGCTTCGACGAAATCGGCAAGATCGGAAAGACGCTGGTGTCGATGCAGGACGACCTGAAACAAGCGCGCGCGGCTGAAGAAGAACGCGCTGAAATGCAGCGGCAGCAGCAAATCATCGTCGAAAGCCTCAGCGCCGGCCTGGTGCGCCTGTCGGCAGGAGACTTTTCGCAACCCATCACCGAGGCCTTTCCGGAGGATCACGAGCAGCTGCGCCATGATTACAACCTGACCTTGGAAACCCTGAACGAAACCGTGCAGCAGGTTGTTGAAGCTTCCGGCAGTATCCGCAACGGCGCTGCCGAGATCAGCCAGGCTTCGGACGACCTGTCGCACCGCACCGAAAGCCAGGCAGCCACGCTGGAGGAAACCGCCGCTGCGCTGGACGAACTGACCGCCTCGGTCACCGCTGCAGCCGAAGGCGCCCGCAGCGTCGAAGCCACCATGGCTGAAGCGCGGGCCGAGGCCGAGGCCAGCGACTCGGTGGTGCAGCATGCCGTGTCCGCAATGACCGAGATCGAGCAGAGCTCGACCCACATCAGCCAGATCATCTCGGTGATCGACGACATCGCCTTCCAGACCAACCTTCTGGCCCTGAACGCGGGTGTCGAGGCGGCGCGGGCAGGCGAGGCCGGCAAGGGATTTGCGGTGGTCGCCTCCGAGGTGCGTGCCCTGGCGCAGCGCTCGTCGGATGCGGCAATGGAGATCAAGACCCTGATCAGCGACAGCACAAAACAGGTGGAGCGCGGTGTCGATCTGGTCGGCAAGGCCGGCCAGGCGCTGCAAAGCATTGTCGAGCGGGTCACTCATATCTCGCAGCTGGTTTCGGGGATTGCCGAAGGCGCTGCCGAGCAGTCGACCGGCCTCGGCGAGATCAACACCGGTGTCACCCAGCTGGATCAGGTGACCCAGCAGAATGCGGCCATGGTGGAACAGGCCACCGCAGCCGGCCACATGCTGAACACCGATGCGAACAAACTTGCTGACTTGGTGGCGCATTTCACAATCAAAGCCCACCCTGCTCCTGCGCCAGGCGCGGCCGCGCCCCGAACACCGGCACAGGACAGCATTGCCTCGCCCGCGCCGCTGGAAGAGATCCGCGGCGGCAAATCCAGCGCACCGGCAGACGAGCCTGGCCAGTCCGCTGCCACAGGCACGGATGATCTGGTCAGGTGGGAGGATTTCTGA
- a CDS encoding trypsin-like serine peptidase, with protein MRPFIAAIAACLTLGMPIGAAADDTRSGVNSIEGWEAVGRLNISNRNMCTGALVAPDLVLTAAHCLFDPRTGGRVDPASIWFEAGLSGRQAVALRQVVKAVMHPQYRYRPAGVHQVGSDLAVLKLDRPISGSQIQPLTMSSGAARGDILGVLSYTRRHATRPNLERSCSVLARQSRTLVMSCLVDFGASGSPVLEMRPGLPPRLVSVISAKAAMGSRRVSIGTALDASLRDLLRRAG; from the coding sequence ATGAGACCTTTTATTGCTGCAATTGCGGCATGCCTGACATTGGGCATGCCCATTGGCGCGGCTGCGGATGACACGCGGTCAGGCGTCAATTCAATAGAAGGATGGGAGGCCGTCGGGCGGCTGAACATCTCCAACAGAAACATGTGCACCGGCGCGCTGGTGGCGCCGGATCTGGTGCTGACGGCAGCGCATTGCCTGTTTGACCCGCGGACAGGAGGACGGGTCGACCCTGCGTCGATCTGGTTCGAGGCGGGGCTGTCGGGGCGGCAGGCCGTGGCCTTGCGGCAGGTGGTGAAGGCGGTGATGCATCCGCAATACCGCTATCGTCCCGCAGGCGTGCATCAGGTCGGCAGCGATCTGGCGGTGCTGAAGCTGGACCGGCCGATCAGCGGCAGTCAGATCCAGCCGCTGACAATGTCCAGCGGCGCGGCGCGGGGTGATATCCTGGGGGTCCTGTCTTATACCCGGAGGCACGCGACGCGGCCCAATCTGGAACGGTCCTGCAGTGTTCTGGCACGGCAGAGCCGGACCTTGGTGATGTCCTGCCTGGTGGACTTCGGCGCTTCGGGCTCGCCGGTGCTGGAGATGCGCCCGGGCTTGCCGCCGCGGCTGGTTTCGGTGATTTCCGCCAAGGCTGCAATGGGCAGCCGCCGGGTGTCGATCGGAACAGCGCTGGATGCGTCGCTGCGGGACTTGCTGCGGCGGGCGGGCTGA
- a CDS encoding HlyD family type I secretion periplasmic adaptor subunit → MTMALHDPYGNAETPRSASRIIYLVLAALLAFLIWAAFASIDEIVRSEGQIVSSSRAQIVQNLEGGILAELHVRQGDIVTAGQMLAKLQDTKFRTAADELQNQIDALEIKRYRLEAQMKGAFEFAVPEMLALRSPGILASERGLLAARQTDFTSRRDSARQIRDQLNAELANMEQLHKQKIVALIEVNKARNAATDARAKYNEIGTLAELEQAEEYARTLRELTTLRQEQRLAVDQLNRTIITSPMAGIVNSLAVTTIGGVVRPGEEILEIIPLGEELFVEARVKPEDIASVQPGQAATIKLSAYDYTIYGALRGKVDFVSADTFEDERSPRAEPYYRVTVRVDKSSFTERQQSIQIRPGMRATAELQTGAKTVLQYLLKPLYKSREALREP, encoded by the coding sequence ATGACCATGGCCCTGCATGACCCCTACGGAAACGCCGAAACCCCTCGCAGCGCCAGCCGCATCATCTACCTGGTGCTTGCCGCCCTGCTCGCCTTCCTGATCTGGGCCGCCTTTGCCTCGATCGATGAAATCGTCCGCAGCGAGGGCCAGATTGTCTCCTCGTCCCGTGCGCAGATCGTGCAGAACCTCGAAGGCGGCATCCTGGCCGAGCTGCATGTGCGCCAGGGCGACATCGTCACTGCCGGTCAGATGCTGGCCAAGCTGCAGGACACCAAATTTCGCACCGCCGCCGACGAGCTGCAGAACCAGATCGACGCGCTGGAGATCAAGCGCTACCGGCTGGAGGCGCAGATGAAGGGCGCCTTTGAATTTGCTGTGCCGGAGATGCTGGCGCTGCGGTCGCCTGGCATCCTGGCATCTGAACGGGGGCTGCTGGCCGCGCGGCAGACCGATTTCACCAGCCGGCGCGACAGCGCCCGGCAGATCCGGGACCAGCTGAATGCGGAGCTGGCCAATATGGAGCAGCTGCACAAGCAGAAGATCGTGGCGCTGATCGAAGTGAACAAGGCACGCAATGCGGCCACAGATGCCCGCGCCAAATACAATGAGATCGGCACCCTGGCGGAGCTGGAACAGGCCGAGGAATACGCGCGCACCCTGCGTGAACTCACCACACTGCGCCAGGAGCAGAGGCTAGCGGTGGACCAGCTGAACCGCACCATCATAACCTCCCCCATGGCCGGCATCGTCAACAGCCTGGCCGTCACCACCATCGGCGGCGTGGTCCGCCCCGGCGAGGAGATCCTCGAGATCATCCCCCTGGGCGAGGAGCTGTTCGTCGAGGCGCGGGTGAAGCCCGAGGACATCGCCAGCGTGCAGCCCGGCCAGGCCGCCACCATCAAGCTGTCGGCCTATGATTACACCATCTACGGCGCGCTGCGCGGCAAGGTGGACTTCGTCTCCGCCGACACCTTCGAGGACGAGCGCAGCCCGCGGGCTGAACCGTATTACCGGGTGACGGTGCGGGTGGATAAATCCAGCTTTACCGAACGCCAGCAATCGATCCAGATCCGCCCGGGGATGCGGGCCACGGCAGAGCTGCAGACCGGCGCCAAGACCGTGCTGCAGTATCTGCTGAAGCCGCTCTACAAATCCCGCGAAGCCCTGCGCGAGCCTTGA
- a CDS encoding type I secretion system permease/ATPase, whose amino-acid sequence MNDTTQKPPRPLPASGKKPVLRAVPAAGSAGSVPDIRPAANSPAPAPAPKPKAKPQPQEAQPEVGSLLEGAAARIQHRASLVATLAALKGCEVPVSDIAAFLWSETPGDLSLHTLAKAVHSAGLQPRVLEKQALNPALWPALAVMSGGQCVLVLSQAEDALTIYDTSCADNRTEVPLAEFSPYFTGTVLSARPSLKQMAAKHTPQIDPGHWFWSEFPKYRRQVGEIMLGSLVANILAVSVALFSLQVYDRVVPHQSHATLWVLAVGAFLAIALEAMLKLARARLTDAAGRQIELSVQHNLMRRLIGMRSDKKPLPPSGLFAAMRDFSSVREFFTSSTISTLADIPFIAVFLLLVASIAGPVVWVIIAGGILMLLPAYFMQKKMIALTRQTQGANAKAGRLLHEVVTELDTVKTQRGEERVLRLWDELNTLSSHSATEQRKLSSALTYWSQGVQQATYITAVVLGTLLVFAGEFTVGTIIATGILTSRTLAPLTQFAATLARWSNVKAALEGLDAIAQAPQEKEKERTYLRRQKVEGRFELRDILFRYDDDAAPTVDVQAVAVTPGQRVAVLGVNGSGKSTLLKLLSGLYAPDRGRILLDGTDMAQIDPRDLRANIGYLSQDVRLFAGTLRDNLNLNQLERDDERLMEALEFAGLGAHVRSHHKGLDLEISDGGHGLSIGQRQSIGWARLWLQDPSVVLLDEPTAALDQTLERTLVSRLETWLEGRTAVIATHRMPILSLTNRTLILQSGRMVVDGPRDQVLAHLAAGEGK is encoded by the coding sequence TTGAACGATACGACGCAAAAGCCGCCCCGTCCGCTGCCCGCCTCCGGCAAAAAGCCGGTGCTGCGGGCCGTGCCCGCTGCCGGCAGCGCCGGATCAGTCCCGGACATCAGACCGGCGGCAAACTCCCCTGCTCCGGCACCAGCCCCCAAGCCGAAAGCAAAGCCGCAGCCGCAGGAGGCCCAGCCCGAAGTCGGCTCGCTGCTGGAGGGCGCCGCCGCGCGCATTCAGCACCGCGCCAGCCTGGTCGCCACTCTCGCCGCGCTGAAGGGCTGCGAAGTGCCGGTCAGCGACATCGCCGCGTTCCTGTGGAGCGAGACCCCCGGCGATCTGTCCCTGCACACGCTGGCCAAGGCAGTGCATTCGGCCGGGCTGCAGCCCAGGGTCCTGGAAAAGCAAGCGCTGAACCCGGCCCTGTGGCCGGCACTGGCGGTCATGTCCGGCGGCCAATGCGTGCTGGTGCTGAGCCAGGCCGAAGACGCGCTGACCATCTACGACACCTCCTGTGCGGACAACCGCACTGAGGTGCCGCTGGCAGAGTTCAGCCCCTATTTCACCGGCACCGTGCTGTCGGCCCGCCCCTCGCTCAAGCAGATGGCGGCAAAACACACGCCGCAGATCGATCCGGGCCATTGGTTCTGGAGCGAGTTCCCGAAATACCGCCGCCAGGTGGGCGAGATCATGCTCGGCTCGTTGGTGGCCAACATCCTGGCGGTCTCGGTCGCGCTGTTCAGCTTGCAGGTCTATGACCGGGTGGTGCCGCATCAGTCGCACGCCACGCTGTGGGTGCTGGCCGTCGGCGCCTTCCTCGCCATTGCTCTGGAAGCAATGCTGAAACTGGCCCGCGCGCGCCTGACCGATGCCGCAGGCCGCCAGATCGAGCTGTCGGTGCAGCACAACCTGATGCGCCGCCTGATCGGCATGCGCTCGGACAAGAAGCCGCTGCCGCCCTCCGGCCTGTTTGCCGCCATGCGCGACTTCAGTTCGGTGAGGGAGTTTTTCACTTCCTCCACCATCTCCACGCTCGCCGATATTCCCTTTATCGCTGTCTTCCTGCTGCTGGTGGCCTCGATTGCGGGCCCGGTAGTCTGGGTGATCATCGCCGGCGGCATCCTGATGCTGCTGCCTGCCTATTTCATGCAGAAGAAGATGATCGCGCTGACCCGCCAAACCCAAGGCGCAAACGCCAAAGCGGGCCGGCTGCTGCATGAAGTGGTGACCGAGCTCGACACCGTGAAGACCCAGCGCGGCGAAGAACGGGTGCTGCGGCTGTGGGATGAGCTGAACACACTGTCGTCGCATTCCGCAACCGAGCAGCGCAAGCTGTCCAGCGCCCTCACCTACTGGTCGCAAGGGGTGCAGCAGGCCACCTACATCACCGCCGTGGTGCTGGGCACGCTCTTGGTGTTTGCCGGCGAATTCACCGTCGGCACCATCATCGCCACCGGCATCCTGACCAGCCGCACGCTGGCGCCGCTGACCCAGTTCGCCGCCACGCTGGCGCGCTGGAGCAACGTCAAGGCGGCGCTGGAAGGACTGGACGCCATCGCCCAGGCGCCGCAGGAGAAAGAAAAGGAACGCACCTACCTGCGCCGCCAAAAGGTCGAGGGCCGGTTCGAACTGCGCGACATCCTGTTCCGCTACGACGACGACGCCGCCCCTACCGTGGATGTGCAGGCGGTTGCGGTCACGCCCGGCCAGCGGGTCGCGGTACTGGGTGTCAATGGCTCTGGAAAATCCACCCTGCTCAAGCTGCTGTCAGGTCTTTATGCGCCCGACCGGGGGCGGATTCTGCTGGACGGCACCGACATGGCGCAGATCGACCCCCGCGACCTGCGCGCAAACATCGGCTACCTCAGCCAGGACGTCCGCCTGTTTGCCGGCACCCTGCGCGACAACCTGAACCTCAACCAGCTGGAGCGCGATGACGAGCGGCTGATGGAGGCGCTGGAATTCGCAGGCCTCGGTGCCCATGTGCGCAGCCACCACAAGGGGCTGGACCTGGAGATCAGCGACGGCGGCCACGGGCTGTCGATCGGCCAGCGCCAGTCGATCGGCTGGGCGCGGCTGTGGTTGCAGGACCCGTCCGTCGTGCTGCTGGATGAACCCACTGCCGCACTGGATCAGACCCTGGAACGCACCCTCGTCAGCCGTCTGGAGACTTGGCTGGAGGGCCGCACCGCGGTAATCGCCACCCACCGGATGCCGATCCTGTCGCTCACCAACCGCACATTGATCCTGCAGTCGGGCCGGATGGTGGTGGACGGGCCGCGCGATCAGGTTCTGGCCCATCTGGCCGCAGGAGAAGGCAAATGA
- a CDS encoding TolC family protein → MQPARFLCAIAAMCSLSACAQTLPFGGSESTAATAPRSNFAQSGETSSEVIRQLMERRSLLARDSAYGQVAEAAIAASSRAAEAELISAKLRAEAASKNWLPTLGPSVSLTDLGDLVAGLLIEQVLFDNGRRKAERAFAAADVEVAAVSLSEDMNSRVETAVGLYAAALRGDEKAAYGSRALQRMQEFRRIVQGRVDGGVSDRADLNVVDSKISGIRTASATARDAAATARAELQAMTGRSFPQKPAHLEIGTPPEQVQFLSVLRAGAEADRTIAQAKSGRAGLLPQVSAAGNVTTDGSGAGLTLGVGQPLGLGTPAAIQALEATKEAATRQIGEAEEAARRTYSRQVQQIASYRRQEAETAALVRRSRETYTLFQKQFEAGQRPVMEVIQVYEELVRREQAYIEAKYEVVLIQLQLARGLGLLADGDKI, encoded by the coding sequence ATGCAACCGGCACGCTTTCTTTGCGCCATCGCAGCGATGTGCAGCCTGTCGGCATGCGCCCAGACCCTGCCGTTCGGCGGGTCCGAAAGCACTGCGGCCACTGCTCCGCGCAGCAATTTCGCACAATCAGGCGAGACCTCTTCCGAGGTAATCCGCCAGCTGATGGAGCGCCGCTCGCTGCTGGCACGGGACAGCGCCTACGGCCAGGTGGCCGAAGCCGCCATTGCCGCTTCCTCCCGCGCGGCCGAAGCGGAGCTGATCAGCGCCAAGCTGCGCGCCGAGGCCGCCTCCAAGAACTGGCTGCCGACACTGGGCCCGTCGGTCAGCCTGACCGACTTGGGCGACCTGGTCGCGGGGCTGCTGATAGAACAGGTTCTGTTCGACAACGGCCGCCGCAAGGCCGAACGCGCATTTGCCGCCGCCGATGTCGAGGTGGCCGCAGTCAGCCTGTCTGAGGACATGAACAGCCGGGTCGAAACTGCAGTCGGCCTTTATGCCGCGGCGCTGCGCGGTGACGAAAAGGCCGCCTATGGCAGCCGCGCGCTGCAGCGGATGCAGGAATTCCGCCGGATTGTGCAGGGCCGGGTCGATGGCGGCGTCTCCGACCGCGCCGACCTCAATGTGGTGGACAGCAAGATCAGCGGCATCCGCACCGCCTCGGCCACCGCCCGGGACGCCGCCGCCACCGCGCGTGCAGAGCTGCAGGCGATGACCGGCCGGTCCTTCCCGCAAAAACCCGCGCATCTGGAAATCGGCACCCCGCCGGAGCAGGTGCAGTTCCTCTCCGTGCTCAGGGCCGGTGCCGAAGCGGACCGCACCATAGCCCAGGCCAAGTCCGGCCGCGCCGGCCTGCTGCCGCAGGTTTCGGCCGCAGGCAATGTGACCACCGACGGCTCAGGCGCCGGCCTGACGCTGGGCGTTGGGCAGCCGCTGGGTCTGGGCACGCCCGCCGCCATTCAGGCGCTGGAAGCCACCAAGGAGGCCGCCACCCGCCAGATCGGCGAGGCCGAGGAGGCCGCCCGCCGCACCTACAGCCGCCAGGTGCAGCAGATCGCCTCCTACCGGCGCCAGGAGGCTGAGACGGCCGCGCTGGTGCGCCGCAGCCGCGAGACCTACACCCTGTTCCAGAAGCAGTTCGAGGCCGGCCAGCGGCCGGTGATGGAGGTGATCCAGGTCTATGAGGAGCTGGTGCGCCGCGAGCAGGCCTATATCGAGGCAAAATATGAAGTGGTGCTGATCCAGCTGCAGCTGGCGCGCGGCCTGGGGCTGCTGGCCGATGGGGACAAGATTTGA